The sequence below is a genomic window from Deinococcus humi.
CCGGCGTGAACATCGATGCCCTGGTCAGTGTGCCGTTCCTGGAGGCGCTGTTCGCCCGCAACGCTCCGCTGCATGACGGCGGCATCATCTTGCAGGGGGCGCGGGTGGTGGCGGCAGGCTGCCTGTTTCCGCTGCAGCCCGCCGACGGCACCTACCGCCGTTACGGCACCCGCCACCGCGCGGCGATTGGCCTGTCGGAACTGACCGACGCCGTGGTGCTAGTGGTCAGCGAGGAACGCGGCAGCATGCGGATAGCCCTGGCCGGACGCCTCGGCCCGGACCTAAACGGTACCGAGTTGCGGGAGCAACTGCGGGAATTGGTCTACGACTATCCGGCGGGCCGCCCCAGTACACCAGTCAAGCCCGGCACAACAGCCAAGGCTGCGACAGCGGAGTCGGCAGACGGGCGGGACGCGGAAGAGGCGCGGGCTGAAGCTGGAGCAGAGGCCCGCCCTTCCCCTAACTCGCGGGCTGAAGTGCAGCCCGAAACACGTTCTGAGGCCCGCAAGGAGGGGACGTGAGCGGCGGCGATTCCGGCACACCCCCGCAGGAGGGGGCGGCATGGCGGCGCTGGCTGGAACCGCGCTACGCGTGGGAGCGCAGCATTCACAACCTCGGCCCGAAACTGCTGGCGGTGGCCGTGGCCCTGACGCTGTGGTTCGTGGCGACAGCGGACCGCCGGGCCAATGTGGAACAGGGCTACGATGTGCCCGTCACGGTGCGCGACACGACGGGCGGTCGCGGCGAGGGCACCCGCGCCACCAGTGACCTGAACCCGGCCACCGTCCGCGTGACCCTGTCCGGGCGCCCCGAACGGCTGCGCGAACTGCGCGCCGGAAACATCGAGGCCATCGTGGACGTGACCGGCGCACCGGAAGGCAGCTTCACCCGGCCCGTGACGGTGGCGGCGCCCAACGGCACCTCGGTCAGTCGCAAGTCGCCGGACACCGTGCAGGGGTTCGTGGACACCCAGCTCACCCGCACGCTGCCCATCGTCCTGAGCGTGGTCACGCCGCCGGAGGCCAGCCTGCCGCGTTACACCGTCACGCCCACAGAGGCCCGCGTGACCGGCCCCGGACGGGTCATCGTGAACGTGTCGAAACTGGTGACCAGCCCGGAGAGCCTGGGTGCCTCCTCCGAGCAGGAGGTGCCGCTGATCGCCTTGGACGAGGAAGGACAGCCCGTTGAAGGCGTGCAGACCAATCCGGCCACAGTCACGGTGCGTCGTCTGGACACTGGGCAGTTGCCGATCAAGACGCTGCCGGTGACCCTGAATGCTCCACCAGCCAACCTGAAGGTCACGGCCCGCAGCATCCAGCCCAGCGCCGTACGGGTGGTGGCGGCTCCCGATCTGCTTGCCCGCCTGCGCGAGATCAGCGGCACGGTGGTCTACCGCCCCGGCAGCTACAGCGCTCCGGTGCAGCTGGCCCTGCCTGCAGGTGCCCAGGCCCTGGAGAACGTGACCGTGAGCCTGAGCGTCGTGCCAGCCAACCCCCCTGTGACCCGCTAAAGGGGACAGGAGTGGGTGCCAGCCTTCCTTCCTAATCTCGAGGTGGTCACCGCCACCAAGTGATGCCAAAGAATTTGTGTGTTCTCAATGAGACTGGAACTGATTCCAACTGTTGTCCAGGTCAACTCAGTGTCAGACAGGCAGCGTATAGTGGCCCAATGATGTGGAGGATCGGCCACATGGCCCGGTGATCGCCTCGTGATTGCCCCCGTTCTAACGCTGCACGCCCACCCCACCGCCTGGACCGGCTGGGAGGAGCGGGTGCGCCTAATGGTTCGGCCCCGGCGTTTTGAGCATGTGGTGCGGGTGGCTGAACTGGCGGCCCAGATTGCGGCGGCCAATGGACTTGATGTGGCGCGTGCCTACGCCGCGGGGATTCTGCATGACGTCGCCCGCGATCTGCCAGACGCCGAACTGCTGCGCCTCGCGCCGCCAGAATGCGAAATTGACGGGCTGCACCCGCTGGCGTTGCATGGCCGCGCCGGACGCAGTCTCCTGGAACGCTGGGGCTACGCGGACCCAGTGGTGCTGGAGGCTGTCGAGGACCATACCACCGGTCCGCGTGGCGGGAACGGGGTGGCCCAGGCGGTGTACATCGCGGATGTCTCCGAACCCGGACGGGGCGTCAATGCCGATATTCGCGAGCTGGCTCTGCAGGACCTGACTGCGGCTTTGGAACGGGCCATCATCTCCAAGGTCAGTTACCTGCAGGGCAAGGGCATTACGGTGCATCCACGTACGTTGCGCTCCTACCACGCGCTGCCCTGCTGCGCCCATCTGGCCGCTTCCTGTCCTCCGGCCGAGCCCGTGACCTCCTCCGCTTTCCGGTGACGACCTCCCCCTCTACGGCCGCACCCCAGCCGAATCGTCCCCTGGCGCGTCTGCGCGCGCTGCAGACCTTTGGTCTGAGTCTGGCCGCGCTGACGTTGGGGGGGCTGGCCCTGCTACAGGGTGCGGGCGGCGCGTCCGGGCTGGCGCTGGGCGCCGGGACCGCGCCGCAATTCACTGTGCTGTTGGCTGGTCGCGACATCGTGTACTGCTACTACCACCAGCCCTGCAAGGATCAGGACAATCCCAAGGGGGCGCTGGAGCCGCCCAACACTGACACGCTGATGCTGGTCAAGGTAGACGGCTCGCGTGTGCGGGTGCTGAACATTCCACGCGACACCAATGTCGGTCCCTTCGATCCCGGTGAACGCCCCAGCGTCCAGAAGATCAACAGCCGCTACGGTTCCGGCGGCCCGGAAGCCCTGACCCGCGCGGTGGAAACGGTGGTGGGCGAGCGGGTAGATTCCTACGTCATCGTCCGCACCGATTACGCCGAGCGGGTGATCGACGCCCTGGGCGGTCTGGACGTGACCGTGCCAGAGGGCGGCATCGAGTGGGTGGACAATGCAGCTGGGGTCAATTTGAAGCTGGAGGCGGGGCCGCACCACCTGAACGGCAAGAAGGCAGTGCTGTACCTGCGTGTCCGCAAAGGCTTTGGGGACGATTACGGGCGCATCGATCACCAGAAGCAGGCGCTGGCGCAACTGGCGGCCAAACTGCGCAGTCCGCGTGGGCTGGCCGCGCTGCCCACCATCCTGGGCGGGATCGGCAACGGGGTGGAAACCAACGCCGATCCCGAACTGCTCACGGCGCTGCGCCCGTACCTGTCCAACCTCAAGCTCAGCTTTGCCACGCTGCCCACCGACACCATTCGCGGCAGCTTTAACCTCGCTGTCAACCGCGACCAGCTTGCCAAACTGTGGGGAGACCAGCCCGTGCCCAGTTCGCCCACGCCGAACGTGAAGGTCAGCGTGGTGGACGCCAGCGGCGCGGGACTGGGCGGGGCCGTTCAGCGCGCGCTGAACACCCTGGGGTATGGGCGGGTGGAGGTCCGCACGCTGCCCGAGAGCCGTGAGGCCAGTCAGGTCTTTACCGACCAGGACGTGGCCGACGCCAATGCGTTGGCCGAGCTGCTGGGCCTGCCGCGCCTGCAGGGTGAGCGTTTCCCGGTTGAGGCGGGCGAGGTTGGTATCCTGCTGGGCGTAGACGCCCGCGACCATCTCGCGGCCCTTTTTCCCTATGCCCAGTTGCAGGCACCGCCACCCGTCACGCCCAGTGCTTTACCGGCGCCCAGTGCCCCACCCCCCACGGAGACCCCATGACCCTGAATACCAAAGCCAACGCCCCCGCCAAATCTTCCAACCGCGACACCGACCAGCGCCAGTTGCGCGCCATTGTGGACGCCGCCCGTGAGCGCCGCGCCGAGGACGTGCGCGTGCTGGACCTCTCGGACGTAAGCAGCACCCTGGAATACTTCGTGATCTGCACGGCCACCGCCGGGTTACAGCTCAACGCCGTTCAAGAAAATATTCGCAATAAGGCGATGGAGTCAGGGTTGCCGCGTCCCAGCGTCGAGGGCCCCAGCGAGCGCTGGCTGCTGCTGTCCTTCGGCAGCATCGTGGTTCACATCATGACCAAGGAAGCCCGCGAGTATTACGACCTCGAAGGGTTGTGGAGCGATGCCCGCACCCTGGAATTTCCTGAAGACTGAGGGCGATTTCAGAGCACAAGGAGGGGCAGGCCACTTGGCCTGCCCCTCCTTTGCATGCTGAGGACAATCAGCCACCAGCCCCTTCCTGGGCGGTCTCAGCCTGCCTCCAGCGCCTCGCGCAAGCCTTCGGGGAGTTCCTGCGTGACCCGCTCCAGGGTGCGCCCGGCAGCGGCCCGGACCATCTTCTCAAAGGCCGCGCCGCCCCAGCCCTGAGCGTCGGGAGTGGCTAAGTAGGCACGGAACAGGAAATTGAAGGCCACCTCTACCGCCGTTTCGCCGTTGCCGGCAGCCTGCACGCCCTCCAGCACCTGGGCCTGCCCGGTGACCTCCACCCAGGCGCGTTCGCCCGCGATGGGCTGAGGCGTGAGCGTCGCGCCGTCGGGGGTCTGCGTCAGCACGCAGAGGAAGGGCAGATCAGCCTCGCCCAGCACCGGAAGCGGCACCAGCAGCTCGCCGCGCACCTGATCGCCATCAACTTGCAGACCGCGCAGAAAGTGCAGGCGGGACAGGGCGCGGGCCGGGTCACGCACGAAAGCCAGGGTGTCCGCCGACGAGCCGGGGGCCTGCAGGGTAAAGTGCCGCCCGGCCTCGATGATCACACCGCCACCGGGCGGGCGGACGCGCTCAGTCCACCCACTCGATCACCACGCGGCCCTCACTGACGGCCAGCAGCAGATCGGCGTCGTTGGCGCTACGCAATCTGGGCAGATGGGCGAAGCGCGGCGTGGCCGAGGCGTAGCCCAGACGCACGATCACGTCATCGCTGACCTCGTCCTTGCCGATGCGCCAGACCAGCTGACCGCCCAGGGCATCCAGTTCCTGCGGCAGAATGCCAGTGGGCAGGTCCTCCGGCCCGGCGCTGGAACCTGGTGGCGGCGAGTCGCTCATGAGACCATTGTACCCGCCGGGCCGGGCGGGGTAGAACGGGAGACGAGATGACTCCCCATGCCTCTGCCCCCACCCTGTCGTGGCGCGAACTGGAAACCCGCGTGGGTCTGGACGCCCTGCCCGCCTTTCACCGCCGCTTTCTGACGTGGCGCGGCGTGGAAAACGCCGAAGAGATGCCCCTGCGCCGCGTGTCCCAGCGGGTAGACGCCGAGCTGAACCGTCTGGTGCAAGCCGGACAGGCGCACAAGCACGAGGACGACTGGCAGCTGGAGCCGGGGGCGCTGGACGGCTTCGGGGCGTATGAAGCCCTGACACCATGAATCGCGCACCGGGGAGCCTGACGTGAGCCTGCGGATTCTGGGGGGCAGCGCGAAGGGACGCAGCCTGAAGGTCCCCGACAGTGCCCGGCCCAGCGGCGCGCGGGTTCGCAAGAGCCTGTTCGATCTGCTGGCGGCCCGGGCGCCGACGGGAACGTTCGTGGACCTGCACGGCGGCAGCGGGGCCATTGGTCTGGAGGCGGCCAGCCGGGGCTACGCAGTCACGCTGATCGAGCAGGACACCCGCGCGGTGGCGGCGTTGGAAGCCAATGCCCGCGCCCTGAACCTGCGCGTGCGGATCGTGCGCGGCGAGTCCCAGAAGCTGCTGGCCCGGCTGGGCCGCTTCGACATCGTGTTCAGCGATCCGCCGTACCAGGCCGATCTTCCCGCCCTGACCACCCAGCTGCTGGGCAGCGACGTGGTGGCGGCGGGCGGCCTGCTGATCTGCCAGCACCCGGACCGCCTGTCCCTGCCCGAGCACCCCGGCTACTCCCGCGAGGTCCGCGAGTACGGCAGCAACAGCCTGACCCTCTACCAGCGTGAGGCACAGGCGGATACAGTGGAGAACGCATGAAAGCCGTTTTCCCCGGATCGTTTGACCCCATCACCAGCGGCCACATGGATGTGCTGACCCGCGCCAGCCGCATCTTCGACTCGGTGACCGTGACCGTCATGCACAACGCCCGCAAGCAGGGGCGCCATCTGTTCACGCTGGACGAACGGCTCGATATCCTGCACAAAGCCACCGGGCATCTGGAAAACGTCGGCGTGGATTCCTTCGGCGGCCTGCTCGTCGACTACATGGCGCAGGAGCAGAAGGGGATCATCCTGCGCGGCCTGCGAGCGGTCAGCGACTACGAATATGAACTGCAGATCGCGCACCTGAATCGCCAGATCGGGGAGGTAGAAACGGTATTCATCATGGCTGCCACCCGCTGGAGCTTTGTGTCCAGCAGCATGGTGCGCGAGATCGCCAGCTACGGCGGCGACATCCGTGAGATGGTCCCGCGCGCCAGTGCCGACGCTTTAAGAGTGAAATACGCGGACGTGTACGACGAGCGGGAACGGACCAGTGCCATGACTGCGGCTCCCCGGGAATGAACAAGAGAATGCGCCAGCCCTGATCAAGGCTGGCGCATCGCCTTGACGTCCCGGCCTGATCAGACAGGGCCAGCCTGTTCGCTCCGCACCTCGCCGCGTTCGCGCATGACGGCGGCCAGCTTGGCAGGCTCCAGCAGGCTGGCGTCCGGCCCGAAGCGGACTTTCACGGCACGCTGCACGAACCAGATCGCCGCGAAGACGCCCACCAGGCTGATGATCAGCCCCGGCACACGCATCACGGCATTGACGGCAGCGATCTGGGCGTTGAAATCGTCGCTGCCGAATCTAGCGGTCACGCGGGCGTAATTGACGACGCTGTTGACCATACCGCCGATTAGATCCACCACCGCAAACACCACCGTGCCCAGCACCAGCCCCCGGTGGACGCCGGGATCACGCATGGCCTGCTGCGTGGCGGCGCGGTCCTCGGGCTTCTCACCGATACTGGCGGCGTCCAGAAAAACGCGGAACAGGGGCACGCTCGTCGCCGCGCTGATCAGGAACAGAATGCCGGTCAGGTAGGAACGCGCGCTGTCCTTGATGGCGTACCAGAAACCGTCCACGTACCAGAAGGCCAGCGCCCCGGAGAAGATCGCGCCGGCCCCACCGATCAGGGCCACTGGGCTGACGTTACGGTTGACACCCAGATCCCACAGCACGTACGCGACCGGAATCAGCGCGGCCAGCAGGTAGGCCCGCACATTGCCCGTCGTCCCACCCCCAAACACCTGATCGGCAATGCTGATGCCGCTGCCCAGCATGTTGGGACTGAGAATCAGAATGGGAATCAGCAACGTGAAGACCAGGTCCCACACGGTTTTGGGCACGCGGGCACGGGTTTTCTTGGGGGGCATGGCAGTGGAATTGGGTTCGGAGGCCGGGTCGCTCATACGGGCCGCATTGTCTCACCCTTGCGTGAGGGCAATGGCGCGGCCCGCACGAACCGTTCCCGGCCCGTCAGGTCGGCATGGAGCGCAGCGTCCCAGTCCTGAGCTTGCAATTCGGCGGTGAAGGCGGGGGCGTTGCGAGGATCCAGTTCCAGCCATAGCACCCCCGTCCGGGCCAGGGCAGCGTGGGCGGACGGCATCAGGCGGCGGGCCAGCGTCAGTCCGTCCGGGCCGGAATACAGCGCCAGCTCGGGATCGTGGCGCACTTCCGGCTGGGCGTGGGCGCGGTCCTCCTCGGGCAGATAGGGCAGATTGGCGAGGATCAGATCGAAGGGACCAGGCAGCGCAGCCAGCAGGTCGCTCTCGACGAACGTCACGTCCAGGGCATTGAGCGCCGCATTTTCCCCCGCCAGCGCCAGAGCGTCACCACTGAGGTCACCGGCTACCACCGTCGCCTCTGGCCGCGCCCGTTTGATCCCCAGTGCCAGCGCCCCGCTGCCCGTCCCGACATCCACCACACGGGGCGCACTGACAGCTTTCAGC
It includes:
- a CDS encoding LCP family protein — translated: MTTSPSTAAPQPNRPLARLRALQTFGLSLAALTLGGLALLQGAGGASGLALGAGTAPQFTVLLAGRDIVYCYYHQPCKDQDNPKGALEPPNTDTLMLVKVDGSRVRVLNIPRDTNVGPFDPGERPSVQKINSRYGSGGPEALTRAVETVVGERVDSYVIVRTDYAERVIDALGGLDVTVPEGGIEWVDNAAGVNLKLEAGPHHLNGKKAVLYLRVRKGFGDDYGRIDHQKQALAQLAAKLRSPRGLAALPTILGGIGNGVETNADPELLTALRPYLSNLKLSFATLPTDTIRGSFNLAVNRDQLAKLWGDQPVPSSPTPNVKVSVVDASGAGLGGAVQRALNTLGYGRVEVRTLPESREASQVFTDQDVADANALAELLGLPRLQGERFPVEAGEVGILLGVDARDHLAALFPYAQLQAPPPVTPSALPAPSAPPPTETP
- the coaD gene encoding pantetheine-phosphate adenylyltransferase is translated as MKAVFPGSFDPITSGHMDVLTRASRIFDSVTVTVMHNARKQGRHLFTLDERLDILHKATGHLENVGVDSFGGLLVDYMAQEQKGIILRGLRAVSDYEYELQIAHLNRQIGEVETVFIMAATRWSFVSSSMVREIASYGGDIREMVPRASADALRVKYADVYDERERTSAMTAAPRE
- a CDS encoding VC0807 family protein; the protein is MSDPASEPNSTAMPPKKTRARVPKTVWDLVFTLLIPILILSPNMLGSGISIADQVFGGGTTGNVRAYLLAALIPVAYVLWDLGVNRNVSPVALIGGAGAIFSGALAFWYVDGFWYAIKDSARSYLTGILFLISAATSVPLFRVFLDAASIGEKPEDRAATQQAMRDPGVHRGLVLGTVVFAVVDLIGGMVNSVVNYARVTARFGSDDFNAQIAAVNAVMRVPGLIISLVGVFAAIWFVQRAVKVRFGPDASLLEPAKLAAVMRERGEVRSEQAGPV
- a CDS encoding DUF3809 domain-containing protein, translating into MIIEAGRHFTLQAPGSSADTLAFVRDPARALSRLHFLRGLQVDGDQVRGELLVPLPVLGEADLPFLCVLTQTPDGATLTPQPIAGERAWVEVTGQAQVLEGVQAAGNGETAVEVAFNFLFRAYLATPDAQGWGGAAFEKMVRAAAGRTLERVTQELPEGLREALEAG
- the yqeK gene encoding bis(5'-nucleosyl)-tetraphosphatase (symmetrical) YqeK, which codes for MVRPRRFEHVVRVAELAAQIAAANGLDVARAYAAGILHDVARDLPDAELLRLAPPECEIDGLHPLALHGRAGRSLLERWGYADPVVLEAVEDHTTGPRGGNGVAQAVYIADVSEPGRGVNADIRELALQDLTAALERAIISKVSYLQGKGITVHPRTLRSYHALPCCAHLAASCPPAEPVTSSAFR
- the rsfS gene encoding ribosome silencing factor, whose amino-acid sequence is MTLNTKANAPAKSSNRDTDQRQLRAIVDAARERRAEDVRVLDLSDVSSTLEYFVICTATAGLQLNAVQENIRNKAMESGLPRPSVEGPSERWLLLSFGSIVVHIMTKEAREYYDLEGLWSDARTLEFPED
- the prmC gene encoding peptide chain release factor N(5)-glutamine methyltransferase gives rise to the protein MKLRDHLTAAVRTLRAAGVPSPEHDARALILHGLGLPPTAFLLRGLEEVGEVDAARLAALTAQRADRVPLQHLLGTVEWGGVQLRVDGRALIPRPETEWLLSLALAELKAVSAPRVVDVGTGSGALALGIKRARPEATVVAGDLSGDALALAGENAALNALDVTFVESDLLAALPGPFDLILANLPYLPEEDRAHAQPEVRHDPELALYSGPDGLTLARRLMPSAHAALARTGVLWLELDPRNAPAFTAELQAQDWDAALHADLTGRERFVRAAPLPSRKGETMRPV
- a CDS encoding DUF3248 domain-containing protein, which gives rise to MSDSPPPGSSAGPEDLPTGILPQELDALGGQLVWRIGKDEVSDDVIVRLGYASATPRFAHLPRLRSANDADLLLAVSEGRVVIEWVD
- a CDS encoding CdaR family protein; its protein translation is MSGGDSGTPPQEGAAWRRWLEPRYAWERSIHNLGPKLLAVAVALTLWFVATADRRANVEQGYDVPVTVRDTTGGRGEGTRATSDLNPATVRVTLSGRPERLRELRAGNIEAIVDVTGAPEGSFTRPVTVAAPNGTSVSRKSPDTVQGFVDTQLTRTLPIVLSVVTPPEASLPRYTVTPTEARVTGPGRVIVNVSKLVTSPESLGASSEQEVPLIALDEEGQPVEGVQTNPATVTVRRLDTGQLPIKTLPVTLNAPPANLKVTARSIQPSAVRVVAAPDLLARLREISGTVVYRPGSYSAPVQLALPAGAQALENVTVSLSVVPANPPVTR
- a CDS encoding RsmD family RNA methyltransferase, which gives rise to MSLRILGGSAKGRSLKVPDSARPSGARVRKSLFDLLAARAPTGTFVDLHGGSGAIGLEAASRGYAVTLIEQDTRAVAALEANARALNLRVRIVRGESQKLLARLGRFDIVFSDPPYQADLPALTTQLLGSDVVAAGGLLICQHPDRLSLPEHPGYSREVREYGSNSLTLYQREAQADTVENA